A part of Marinomonas rhizomae genomic DNA contains:
- the clpA gene encoding ATP-dependent Clp protease ATP-binding subunit ClpA — protein sequence MLDKELEQTLNTAFKAARDKRHEFMTVEHLLLALIENGAASSVLKACGVNLDTLSKELEEFVDSTTPLIPEDDEEREVQPTLGFQRVLQRAVFHVQSSGKREVTGANVLVAIFSEQESQTVYLLKRHGVARIDVVNYVAHGISKTGEASSQDMDHDDEAEDTNTAPLQKFATNLNEEAKAGKIDKLIGREYEVERVIQTLSRRRKNNPLLVGESGVGKTAIAEGLARRIVDGQVPDVIADGVVYSLDLGALLAGTKYRGDFEKRLKQLLGELKKLPNAILFIDEIHTIIGAGAASGGVMDASNLLKPVLSSGGLRCIGSTTFQEFRGVFEKDHALARRFQKIDVNEPSVDDTYQILKGIIGAFEEHHKVKYEEPALLAAAELAQRYVTDRHMPDKAIDVVDEAGAYQRLQPEEKRKAVITVADIEDIVSKIARVPVRAVNSDDRQVLSNLERNLKMVVFGQDNAIDSLSAAIKLSRAGLKAEQKPIGSFLMAGPTGVGKTEVTKQLAKQLGLELIRFDMSEYMERHAVSRLIGAPPGYVGFDQGGLLTEAVTKNPHSVVLLDEIEKAHPEVFNLLLQVMDHGTLTDNNGRKADFRNVILVMTSNAGAEELARRSIGFSSQDNSTDGMEVINRTFTPEFRNRLDAVIQFQQLDERIIFNVVDKFLVELQAQLDPKGVLLEVSDTARGWLANKGYDRQMGARPMARVIQEHLKKPLADHILFGDLHDGGHVKVALDEKSDELKFEVIKEAVVH from the coding sequence ATGTTAGATAAAGAACTAGAACAAACCCTGAATACGGCTTTTAAAGCGGCGCGTGACAAGCGCCATGAATTCATGACGGTTGAGCATTTATTATTAGCTCTTATTGAAAATGGCGCTGCTTCAAGCGTCCTCAAAGCATGTGGTGTGAATTTAGATACCTTAAGTAAGGAGCTTGAGGAATTTGTTGATAGTACAACACCTCTAATTCCTGAAGATGATGAAGAACGTGAAGTTCAGCCAACATTAGGTTTTCAGCGCGTATTACAGCGTGCGGTTTTCCATGTTCAATCCTCTGGTAAACGAGAAGTGACTGGTGCGAATGTGCTGGTGGCTATTTTTAGTGAGCAAGAGAGTCAAACGGTTTATCTTCTCAAGCGACATGGCGTAGCGCGAATTGATGTCGTCAATTATGTGGCGCACGGTATTTCTAAAACTGGCGAAGCTTCTTCTCAAGATATGGATCATGATGACGAGGCAGAAGATACGAATACTGCGCCGTTGCAAAAATTTGCTACTAATTTAAATGAAGAAGCTAAAGCTGGAAAAATAGACAAACTGATTGGGCGTGAATACGAAGTTGAGCGAGTAATACAAACACTTTCTCGCCGTCGTAAAAATAATCCTCTCTTGGTTGGTGAGTCTGGCGTTGGTAAAACGGCTATTGCTGAAGGCTTAGCAAGACGTATTGTTGATGGACAGGTGCCTGATGTCATTGCGGACGGTGTTGTTTATTCGCTAGATTTAGGCGCGTTATTAGCAGGAACTAAATACCGCGGTGATTTTGAAAAACGCCTTAAGCAATTGCTAGGTGAATTGAAAAAACTACCGAATGCGATTTTGTTTATTGATGAAATTCATACCATCATTGGTGCGGGGGCCGCTTCTGGCGGTGTCATGGATGCTTCTAATCTGCTCAAGCCTGTCTTGAGTTCAGGTGGTTTGCGTTGTATCGGTTCGACCACATTCCAAGAGTTTCGTGGTGTGTTTGAAAAAGACCACGCGTTGGCGCGTCGCTTCCAGAAAATTGATGTGAACGAGCCAAGTGTCGATGATACTTATCAAATTTTGAAAGGCATTATTGGTGCGTTCGAAGAGCATCATAAGGTTAAGTACGAAGAGCCAGCCTTGCTGGCAGCAGCCGAGCTTGCTCAGCGCTATGTGACAGATCGTCATATGCCTGATAAAGCGATTGATGTTGTGGATGAAGCTGGTGCTTATCAGCGACTACAGCCAGAAGAGAAGCGTAAAGCGGTTATCACGGTTGCTGACATTGAAGATATCGTCTCTAAGATCGCCAGAGTGCCTGTGAGAGCGGTTAACTCTGATGATAGACAAGTGCTGTCTAACCTTGAGCGTAACCTGAAAATGGTGGTCTTCGGGCAAGACAATGCCATTGATTCTTTATCCGCTGCGATTAAGTTATCTCGTGCAGGCTTGAAGGCTGAACAAAAGCCTATTGGTTCTTTCTTGATGGCCGGCCCAACAGGGGTTGGTAAAACAGAGGTTACCAAACAGCTAGCTAAACAATTAGGGCTTGAGCTCATTCGTTTCGATATGTCGGAATACATGGAGCGTCATGCCGTGTCTCGATTGATTGGTGCACCACCAGGCTATGTTGGTTTTGATCAAGGTGGCTTGCTAACGGAAGCGGTGACGAAGAACCCACACAGTGTCGTGCTATTGGATGAGATTGAAAAGGCTCACCCAGAGGTCTTTAACTTGCTTCTGCAAGTAATGGATCACGGTACTTTGACGGATAACAACGGACGCAAGGCGGATTTCCGTAATGTGATTTTGGTGATGACTTCGAATGCGGGCGCTGAAGAATTGGCTCGTCGTTCGATTGGTTTCTCTAGTCAAGATAACTCAACGGACGGTATGGAAGTGATTAATCGAACTTTCACACCAGAATTCAGAAACCGCTTAGATGCTGTTATTCAGTTCCAGCAATTGGATGAACGCATTATCTTTAACGTGGTTGATAAGTTCTTAGTCGAGTTACAGGCCCAACTTGATCCTAAAGGTGTCTTATTAGAGGTCTCAGACACTGCCAGAGGTTGGTTAGCCAACAAAGGCTACGATCGCCAGATGGGTGCACGTCCGATGGCTCGAGTGATTCAGGAGCATTTGAAGAAGCCTTTAGCGGATCATATTCTTTTTGGCGATCTTCATGATGGCGGTCACGTCAAAGTGGCGTTGGATGAAAAGAGTGATGAGTTGAAGTTTGAAGTAATCAAAGAAGCGGTTGTTCATTGA
- the clpS gene encoding ATP-dependent Clp protease adapter ClpS, translated as MITDQQIRLVSEDDEQHGHSSIAIAPEETELKPPSMYQVVLFNDDYTPMDFVVFVLQRFFSMDGEKANQVMLEVHQKGKGVCGIYPFDIAETKVAMVQQFVEQNEHPLMCDLQKVD; from the coding sequence ATGATTACAGATCAACAAATTAGACTAGTATCAGAAGATGACGAGCAACATGGGCACTCCAGTATTGCGATTGCTCCTGAAGAAACAGAGTTAAAACCACCTTCCATGTATCAGGTGGTGTTATTTAATGATGACTATACGCCAATGGATTTTGTCGTATTTGTGTTACAGAGGTTTTTTTCTATGGATGGGGAGAAGGCTAATCAGGTAATGTTAGAAGTGCATCAAAAAGGGAAAGGTGTTTGCGGTATTTACCCTTTTGATATTGCTGAAACCAAAGTAGCAATGGTACAACAGTTCGTGGAACAAAATGAGCACCCCTTAATGTGCGACCTACAAAAGGTTGACTGA
- a CDS encoding cold shock domain-containing protein: MHHGSVKWFNNAKGYGFIVSEDFNEDLFIHYSAINVEGYKTLKAGQAVTFDVEPGERGLHAIEINPTAATENTKQEGTHSDDKNTQPA; the protein is encoded by the coding sequence ATGCATCACGGATCAGTGAAGTGGTTTAACAATGCAAAAGGCTATGGCTTTATTGTGTCGGAAGATTTTAATGAAGATTTATTTATTCATTATTCAGCTATTAATGTTGAGGGCTACAAAACGCTAAAAGCAGGCCAGGCAGTGACCTTTGATGTCGAGCCAGGAGAGCGAGGCCTTCACGCGATTGAAATCAATCCGACAGCAGCAACAGAAAACACTAAACAAGAGGGGACTCACTCCGACGATAAAAATACTCAGCCAGCTTAG
- a CDS encoding pseudouridine synthase, which yields MSSNLILFNKPFRVLSQFSVEGDKTTLAQYIDAPEFYPAGRLDFDSEGLLLLTNQGALQHIIASPDFKLPKTYWVQVEGEISDEAIKTLRQGVELKDGLTKPAEAERMTEPNVWERTPPVRYREAIPTSWLSLQIREGKNRQVRRMTAAVGFPTLRLIRYAIGPYTLENTGVGQWNHIEPTDNLLKEVTQFEEQRKRKRKTASPNRRRPSENGQRRPQGNKVSHGEGMARRKPSTKPTSRPRRK from the coding sequence ATGTCCTCTAACTTAATTTTATTTAACAAACCTTTTCGAGTACTCAGTCAATTCTCCGTAGAAGGCGATAAGACCACTCTTGCTCAATATATTGACGCTCCCGAATTTTATCCAGCAGGCAGGCTAGACTTTGATTCCGAAGGTCTTTTACTACTGACCAATCAAGGCGCGTTGCAACACATCATCGCATCTCCAGACTTTAAGCTCCCCAAAACCTATTGGGTTCAAGTTGAAGGAGAAATTTCTGACGAGGCCATAAAAACACTAAGGCAAGGCGTTGAGCTAAAAGACGGCCTCACCAAACCAGCCGAAGCAGAACGCATGACAGAACCCAATGTTTGGGAAAGAACACCACCCGTTCGCTATCGTGAAGCTATCCCTACAAGCTGGCTATCGCTACAAATTCGCGAAGGTAAAAATCGACAGGTTCGTCGAATGACGGCTGCCGTTGGTTTTCCAACACTCAGGTTAATTCGCTATGCCATTGGTCCTTATACTTTAGAAAATACAGGGGTTGGCCAATGGAACCACATAGAGCCAACTGACAATTTACTAAAAGAGGTTACTCAGTTTGAAGAACAAAGAAAGAGAAAGAGAAAGACTGCCTCACCTAACCGTCGCCGCCCTAGTGAGAATGGGCAACGAAGACCCCAAGGCAACAAAGTTTCTCATGGTGAAGGAATGGCAAGACGGAAACCTAGTACTAAACCAACCAGCCGGCCACGTCGAAAATAA
- a CDS encoding NUDIX domain-containing protein, giving the protein MGNEDPKATKFLMVKEWQDGNLVLNQPAGHVENNESVIQAVIRETREESGWLVEPIGLLGMYAFTPYEGADTYHRLCFLCEAVSETHEPLDKDIVSSHWLTYEEIMVLPHRSPLIKACIEDSFNNPIISLSFVSDQFLRPMPIIRK; this is encoded by the coding sequence ATGGGCAACGAAGACCCCAAGGCAACAAAGTTTCTCATGGTGAAGGAATGGCAAGACGGAAACCTAGTACTAAACCAACCAGCCGGCCACGTCGAAAATAACGAAAGCGTCATTCAAGCCGTTATTCGCGAAACAAGAGAAGAATCAGGCTGGCTAGTAGAACCTATCGGCCTGCTTGGAATGTATGCATTTACACCTTACGAAGGGGCAGACACTTATCACCGTCTGTGTTTCTTATGCGAAGCTGTGAGCGAAACTCATGAACCGCTCGATAAGGACATTGTTTCTAGCCATTGGCTAACGTATGAAGAAATCATGGTACTGCCTCATCGCAGCCCATTAATTAAAGCCTGCATTGAAGATTCATTTAATAACCCCATTATCTCCTTATCTTTTGTATCGGATCAATTTCTTCGGCCTATGCCAATAATCAGAAAGTGA
- the mnmA gene encoding tRNA 2-thiouridine(34) synthase MnmA, giving the protein MKESPIANNANSSKKVIVGMSGGVDSSVSALILMQQGYQVEGLFMKNWDEDDGTEYCTAKDDLADAQAVSDKLGIKLHTANFASEYWDNVFEHFLAEYKAGRTPNPDILCNKEIKFKAFLEYAMALNADYIATGHYVRRGEKDGEPLLLKGLDGNKDQSYFLYAVGKDEIAKTLFPVGELEKPEVRRLAEEFGLVTHNKKDSTGICFIGERRFKDFLEQYLPAQPGNIETLEGDKIARHHGLMYHTIGQRQGLGIGGLAKYSDDPWYVVEKDLERNVLIVTQGGQHESLFKTHLIADNFDWVAREKPSFPLTCKAKCRYRQPDQECTIIELADGRVEVSFVEPQRAITPGQSVVLYVDEVCLGGGIINVAFNK; this is encoded by the coding sequence ATGAAAGAAAGCCCTATTGCGAACAACGCAAACAGCTCAAAAAAAGTCATTGTCGGCATGTCCGGCGGTGTCGACTCCTCTGTATCTGCGCTTATCTTGATGCAACAGGGTTATCAGGTTGAAGGTCTGTTCATGAAGAACTGGGACGAAGACGATGGCACAGAATATTGTACCGCTAAAGACGACCTAGCCGATGCGCAAGCCGTATCTGACAAACTAGGCATTAAGCTACATACGGCTAACTTTGCCTCAGAATACTGGGACAACGTCTTCGAGCACTTTCTTGCTGAGTACAAAGCTGGACGCACGCCAAACCCAGATATTCTGTGTAATAAAGAAATCAAATTCAAAGCGTTTTTAGAATACGCGATGGCATTAAACGCGGATTATATAGCCACTGGACATTATGTTCGTCGTGGTGAAAAAGATGGCGAACCATTACTCCTAAAAGGCCTAGACGGCAACAAAGACCAGAGCTACTTTTTGTATGCGGTTGGCAAAGACGAAATAGCGAAAACCCTCTTCCCTGTTGGTGAACTTGAAAAGCCAGAAGTACGTCGCTTGGCAGAAGAATTCGGCTTGGTCACTCACAACAAAAAAGACAGCACTGGCATCTGTTTTATCGGCGAACGCCGTTTCAAAGATTTCTTAGAGCAATACTTACCCGCTCAACCCGGTAATATTGAAACCCTAGAAGGCGATAAAATTGCCCGCCACCACGGCTTGATGTACCACACTATTGGTCAACGCCAAGGTTTAGGTATTGGTGGTTTAGCCAAATATTCAGACGATCCATGGTATGTGGTTGAGAAAGACCTAGAACGTAATGTTCTGATCGTTACGCAAGGCGGCCAACATGAGTCCTTGTTTAAAACACATTTAATCGCCGACAACTTCGACTGGGTTGCGAGAGAAAAACCAAGCTTCCCACTAACATGCAAAGCAAAATGCCGTTATCGTCAGCCAGACCAAGAATGCACCATCATTGAATTAGCCGATGGCCGCGTTGAAGTATCCTTTGTGGAACCGCAGCGAGCAATCACGCCTGGCCAATCCGTGGTGCTTTATGTAGACGAAGTGTGTCTTGGTGGCGGCATAATTAACGTCGCTTTTAACAAGTAG
- the hflD gene encoding high frequency lysogenization protein HflD, with protein MSSREKEQTIALTAIFQAAELVSILAKTGQVDNASLQPLLDSLLMVNAASTEDIYGGQWDCSTNLALGRKISRQALGKERSSVNPDTLRYALSLIHLENKLAKTPEMLSTIGQKIAQIEQKKAHYESVLHENMLASISGMYQDTLSKLSFRIQVHGDSRFLQQPQVANQVRAILMSGIRAAMLWRQLGGKRWHLIFKRKALLNALESRN; from the coding sequence GTGAGCAGCAGAGAAAAAGAGCAAACTATCGCCCTAACCGCCATCTTTCAAGCGGCAGAATTAGTATCAATTCTAGCGAAAACAGGCCAAGTTGATAATGCCAGCCTACAACCATTATTAGACAGTTTATTAATGGTTAATGCAGCCTCTACCGAAGATATTTATGGCGGCCAATGGGATTGCTCAACCAATCTTGCTTTAGGAAGAAAAATCTCTCGTCAAGCATTAGGCAAGGAACGCAGTAGCGTGAACCCCGACACCTTGAGGTACGCGCTTAGCTTGATTCACCTTGAAAACAAGCTCGCTAAAACGCCCGAAATGCTGTCGACTATCGGGCAAAAAATTGCTCAAATCGAACAGAAAAAAGCCCATTATGAGAGCGTTCTACACGAAAACATGTTGGCGTCGATTTCAGGAATGTACCAAGATACCTTAAGTAAATTATCCTTTCGCATTCAAGTACATGGCGACAGTCGCTTCTTACAGCAACCGCAAGTCGCTAACCAAGTTCGGGCTATTTTGATGTCGGGCATTCGAGCCGCAATGCTATGGCGACAACTTGGCGGAAAGCGCTGGCATTTAATCTTTAAAAGAAAAGCATTATTGAATGCTCTAGAGTCACGTAATTAA
- a CDS encoding NADP-dependent isocitrate dehydrogenase, whose amino-acid sequence MSTKQTIYYTFTDEAPALATASLLPIFGAFAKEADIELKLTDISLASRVIAAFSDLLPADKQAEDGLKFLGDLTANPEANIVKLPNISASLPQLYATIKELNAEGYGLPEYPENPQTDEEKDVQARYSKVLGSAVNPVLRQGNSDRRAPAAVKGFARKNPHSMGKWSKTSVSHVDYMRDGDFYSSEQSTTMDSAQTVKIEFVAKDGSVEVKKSLPLLAGEIIDSMNISTQKLRAFFEASLQEAKEDNIMWSVHLKATMMKVSHPIVFGHAVTVFYKDVFEKYGELFKEIGVNPNNGLGSVYDKIQSLPEAKQEEIKQAIQDVYKTRPELAMVDSDKGITNLHVPSDVIVDASMPAMIRNSGKMWGRDGKAHDAKAVIPDSTYARIYQETINFCKTNGAFDPVTMGTVPNVGLMAQKAEEYGSHDKTYEMKADGVMRVVDANGNVLMQHNVEKGDIWRACQTKDAAIRDWVKLGVTRARQSDTPAVFWLEDVRAHDNELRKKVETYLKDHDTSGLDIRIMSYNEAIRFSMERIIRGKDTISVTGNILRDYLTDLFPILELGTSAKMLSIVPMLNGGGMYETGAGGSAPKHVQQLVNENYLRWDSLGEFLAVAVSFEELGIKHNNEKAKVLAKCLDKATGKLLDTNKSPSRKVGDIDNRGSHFYLALYWSQELAAQTEDATLAAKFAPLAKQLADNEDKIVAELAAVQGKPSGLSGYYHMDLNEVAKIMRPSATFNGALSSL is encoded by the coding sequence ATGTCAACGAAACAAACCATTTACTATACATTTACTGATGAGGCGCCAGCTCTGGCAACCGCGTCTCTGCTTCCTATCTTTGGCGCTTTCGCGAAAGAAGCAGACATAGAACTAAAACTAACGGATATATCTTTAGCAAGTCGTGTTATCGCTGCTTTTTCAGACTTACTTCCTGCAGACAAACAAGCAGAAGACGGCCTAAAGTTCCTAGGTGATCTAACAGCAAATCCTGAAGCGAACATTGTGAAACTGCCTAACATCAGTGCTTCTTTGCCACAGCTTTACGCAACAATCAAAGAATTGAACGCAGAAGGTTACGGCCTTCCTGAATACCCAGAAAACCCACAAACAGACGAAGAAAAAGACGTTCAAGCGCGCTACTCTAAAGTGCTTGGTAGTGCAGTAAACCCTGTTCTTCGTCAAGGCAACTCTGACCGTCGCGCGCCAGCGGCCGTTAAAGGCTTCGCTCGTAAAAACCCTCATTCAATGGGCAAATGGAGCAAAACATCTGTTTCACACGTTGACTACATGCGTGATGGTGATTTTTACTCTTCTGAGCAGTCCACTACTATGGATTCCGCTCAAACAGTTAAGATTGAATTCGTTGCGAAAGACGGCTCTGTCGAAGTGAAAAAATCCCTTCCTCTGCTTGCTGGTGAAATCATCGACAGCATGAACATCAGCACTCAAAAGCTTCGCGCTTTCTTTGAAGCATCACTACAAGAAGCGAAAGAAGACAACATCATGTGGTCTGTACACTTAAAAGCCACCATGATGAAAGTGTCTCACCCAATCGTATTTGGTCACGCGGTCACAGTTTTCTACAAAGACGTTTTCGAAAAATACGGTGAGCTTTTCAAAGAAATCGGCGTTAACCCAAACAACGGTTTGGGTAGCGTTTACGATAAAATTCAAAGCCTTCCAGAAGCGAAGCAAGAAGAAATCAAACAAGCCATTCAAGACGTTTACAAAACACGTCCTGAACTAGCGATGGTAGACTCAGACAAAGGCATCACTAACCTTCACGTACCAAGCGACGTAATCGTTGATGCGTCTATGCCTGCAATGATCCGTAACTCTGGTAAAATGTGGGGCCGCGATGGTAAAGCACACGATGCGAAAGCTGTCATTCCAGACAGCACTTACGCGCGTATTTACCAAGAAACTATCAACTTCTGTAAAACTAACGGCGCATTCGATCCAGTTACAATGGGTACAGTGCCAAACGTTGGCCTAATGGCTCAAAAAGCAGAAGAATACGGCTCTCATGATAAAACCTATGAAATGAAAGCTGACGGCGTGATGCGCGTTGTGGATGCAAACGGCAATGTCCTAATGCAGCACAATGTTGAGAAAGGCGATATCTGGCGTGCTTGCCAAACCAAAGACGCTGCTATTCGCGACTGGGTAAAATTAGGTGTTACTCGTGCCCGTCAATCTGACACACCTGCTGTTTTCTGGTTAGAAGACGTTCGCGCACACGATAACGAGCTACGTAAAAAAGTAGAAACTTACCTAAAAGACCACGATACAAGCGGACTAGACATTCGCATCATGTCTTACAACGAAGCAATCCGTTTCTCTATGGAACGCATTATTCGCGGTAAAGACACTATTTCCGTAACAGGTAACATCCTACGTGACTACCTAACTGACCTGTTCCCAATCTTAGAATTGGGCACGTCTGCGAAAATGCTGTCTATCGTACCCATGCTAAATGGCGGCGGCATGTATGAAACTGGCGCGGGCGGTTCTGCTCCTAAGCACGTTCAACAGCTTGTGAACGAAAACTACCTTCGCTGGGACTCTCTAGGTGAATTCCTAGCCGTAGCGGTATCTTTCGAAGAGCTTGGTATTAAGCACAACAATGAAAAAGCAAAAGTTCTTGCTAAGTGCTTAGATAAAGCGACTGGCAAATTGCTAGACACCAACAAGTCTCCTTCTCGCAAAGTGGGCGACATTGATAACCGTGGTAGCCATTTCTACCTAGCGTTGTACTGGTCTCAAGAACTTGCGGCACAAACGGAAGATGCAACCTTGGCAGCGAAATTCGCTCCTCTTGCTAAGCAACTTGCCGATAACGAAGACAAGATCGTTGCTGAACTTGCGGCAGTACAAGGCAAGCCTTCTGGCTTATCTGGTTACTACCACATGGATCTAAATGAAGTGGCTAAGATCATGCGTCCTAGCGCAACGTTCAACGGTGCTCTATCTTCTCTATAA
- the purB gene encoding adenylosuccinate lyase, with amino-acid sequence MELTSLNAISPIDGRYGSKTNVLRRSVSEYGLLRMRVIVEVRWLQALAKHPQIIEVPALSNEASALLDQLAENFSEADAQAIKDIEKTTNHDVKAVEYFIKNKMADNAELAAISEFVHFACTSEDINNLSHALMLREALEEGIAPELKNVIKAVQDLAIEHAEQSMLSRTHGQTASPTTVGKEMANVAARLSRQLKQIENVEFLGKINGAVGNYNAHLSAYPDVDWQAHAEAFVTSLGLTWNPYTTQIEPHDYIAELYDAICRFNTILIDFDRDVWGYISMGFFKQKTIAGEIGSSTMPHKVNPIDFENSEGNLGIANAIMGHLSAKLPISRWQRDLTDSTVLRNLGVGLAHSLIAYQATLKGISKLEINAPRLEADLNNAWEVLAEPIQTVMRRYGIESPYEKLKELTRGRTIDQATIEAFVDTLDMPEQAKAELKALTPSTYIGNAVAQAKAIRN; translated from the coding sequence ATGGAATTAACTAGCTTAAATGCAATTTCCCCTATCGACGGTCGTTACGGATCGAAAACAAACGTACTACGTCGCTCCGTGAGCGAGTATGGTTTGCTGCGTATGCGAGTCATAGTCGAAGTTCGCTGGCTACAGGCTCTTGCCAAACACCCACAAATTATCGAAGTTCCAGCATTGAGCAATGAAGCGAGCGCTTTATTAGATCAATTGGCTGAAAACTTCAGTGAAGCTGATGCACAAGCCATTAAAGACATTGAGAAAACCACGAACCACGATGTCAAAGCGGTAGAATATTTTATTAAGAACAAAATGGCAGACAATGCAGAACTTGCTGCTATCTCTGAATTTGTTCACTTTGCTTGTACATCTGAAGACATCAACAACTTATCTCATGCATTGATGTTGCGTGAAGCATTGGAAGAAGGCATTGCTCCAGAGCTTAAAAACGTTATCAAAGCCGTTCAAGATCTAGCGATTGAGCACGCAGAGCAATCTATGCTGTCTCGCACGCACGGCCAAACCGCTTCCCCAACCACCGTTGGTAAAGAAATGGCCAACGTAGCAGCACGTCTTAGCCGTCAACTTAAGCAAATCGAAAACGTTGAATTTTTAGGCAAAATCAACGGCGCGGTGGGTAACTACAACGCTCACCTTTCGGCTTACCCAGACGTTGATTGGCAAGCACACGCTGAAGCCTTCGTGACTTCTTTAGGTTTGACTTGGAACCCTTATACGACTCAAATCGAACCACATGATTACATCGCCGAGTTGTACGATGCGATTTGCCGTTTCAATACCATCTTAATCGATTTCGACCGCGATGTGTGGGGCTACATTTCCATGGGCTTCTTCAAGCAAAAAACCATTGCTGGCGAAATTGGCTCTTCTACAATGCCACACAAAGTTAACCCAATTGACTTCGAAAACTCTGAAGGCAACTTGGGTATTGCGAACGCAATCATGGGTCACTTGAGCGCTAAGTTGCCAATTTCTCGCTGGCAGCGCGACCTAACCGATTCTACGGTTCTTCGTAACCTTGGCGTTGGTTTGGCTCACAGCTTAATTGCTTATCAAGCAACCCTAAAAGGCATTAGCAAATTGGAAATCAACGCGCCTCGCCTTGAAGCTGACCTTAACAATGCATGGGAAGTTTTGGCTGAGCCAATCCAAACCGTTATGCGTCGTTACGGCATCGAATCTCCATACGAGAAACTAAAAGAGCTAACACGCGGCCGCACTATCGACCAAGCGACAATAGAAGCTTTTGTCGATACGCTAGACATGCCTGAGCAAGCCAAAGCCGAATTGAAAGCGCTAACACCAAGCACTTACATCGGTAATGCGGTGGCACAAGCAAAAGCGATCCGTAACTGA
- a CDS encoding cupin domain-containing protein: protein MTDLNTPLTILGGITAQTFIDEYWQKKPLLIRGGLVDFTLPLEADELAGMAMEEEIESRIVIENGLSPWETRQGPFNEDTFATLPEKEWTLLVQAVDHWVPEIQNLKEQFEFLPSWRLDDVMVSYATEGGSVGPHYDQYDVFLVQISGKRRWQVLAPDEYQDSAIPNIQLHILDNFPVNPDMDWELEAGDILYLPPNFAHNGRSLDDECMTYSIGFRAPSMQDVLTGIRDKLCETDNVKDRFAAPETANRQHSAHISKDDIQYLQIELACLINQPDLLAEWLGETMSESKYPEYLAPLNQEEVNDAFSSATQGQTFIRPGDARICYYAQQNAEDNGKIRVFCNGENLLVDAELTGFIEAVCHQIEFDFSGLDLTQHTDLEPLVCFLIRQQGLIELVAAAEEE from the coding sequence ATGACAGACCTAAATACACCGTTGACTATTCTTGGTGGCATCACAGCCCAAACCTTTATTGATGAATATTGGCAGAAAAAGCCTTTGTTGATTCGCGGTGGTCTTGTCGACTTCACTTTACCTCTAGAAGCCGATGAGCTTGCTGGCATGGCAATGGAGGAAGAAATTGAATCTCGTATTGTGATCGAGAACGGCTTAAGCCCTTGGGAAACACGCCAAGGCCCATTTAACGAAGATACTTTTGCAACCTTACCAGAGAAAGAATGGACCCTATTAGTTCAAGCCGTTGATCACTGGGTACCAGAAATTCAAAACCTAAAAGAGCAATTTGAATTCTTACCAAGCTGGCGCTTAGACGATGTGATGGTCAGCTACGCGACAGAAGGCGGCAGCGTTGGTCCACATTATGATCAATACGATGTGTTCTTGGTACAAATATCTGGCAAACGTCGCTGGCAGGTTCTCGCTCCAGATGAATATCAAGATTCAGCAATTCCAAATATTCAGCTGCATATTCTAGACAACTTTCCTGTTAATCCCGACATGGATTGGGAGCTAGAAGCGGGTGATATTCTCTATTTGCCACCTAACTTTGCTCACAACGGCCGTTCACTAGACGACGAGTGCATGACCTACTCCATCGGTTTCCGTGCGCCAAGCATGCAAGATGTCTTAACTGGGATTCGCGATAAACTCTGTGAAACGGACAATGTGAAAGATCGCTTTGCCGCGCCAGAAACAGCCAACCGTCAGCACAGCGCTCACATCAGCAAAGACGACATCCAGTACTTACAAATCGAATTAGCTTGCCTTATCAATCAACCTGACCTACTCGCTGAGTGGTTAGGAGAAACAATGAGTGAAAGCAAATACCCAGAATATCTGGCACCATTAAATCAAGAAGAAGTAAACGACGCGTTTAGCAGTGCAACACAAGGTCAAACCTTCATCCGCCCTGGTGATGCACGTATTTGTTATTATGCCCAACAGAATGCTGAAGATAACGGCAAGATTCGTGTGTTTTGCAATGGCGAAAATCTGCTTGTTGATGCAGAGCTAACAGGTTTTATTGAAGCCGTTTGCCACCAAATTGAATTCGATTTCTCAGGCTTGGATTTGACACAACATACGGATCTAGAGCCTCTTGTATGCTTTCTAATTCGTCAACAAGGTTTAATTGAATTAGTTGCAGCAGCAGAAGAAGAATAA